GCCGGCGCCCTGCACACGTGCGCGATCGTCGACACCGGGCAGCTGCGCTGCTGGGGCGCCAGCGGCAGTGGTCAGCTGGGCCAGGGCAACACGGTGGACATCGGCGACGACCCCGGTGAGACCACCGTGCCCGTCGACCTCGGCCCGGGACGCACAGCCGTCGCGGTCGCGGCCGGGAACTCCCACACGTGCGCCGTGGTCGACACCGGTCAGGTCCGGTGCTGGGGCTCCGCCTTCGCCGGGCAGCTCGGCCAGGGCAACACCACCACCGTCGGCGACGACCCGGGCGAGACCACGGTCGGCGTCGACCTCGGCGCCGGGCGCACCGCGACCGCCATCAGCGCTCTGGGCAACGCCACCTGCGTGGTCCTCGACACGGGTCAGGTCCGGTGCTGGGGCGACGGCGCCTACGGCGAGCTCGCCCAGGGCAACACCTCCCCGGTCGGGGACAGCCCAGGTGAGACCACGGCGGCCGTCGATCTCGGGGGGCGCAGGGCGGTGGCGCTGAGTGGCGGCTTCGGCCACGCGTGCGCAGTGCTCGACACCGGTCAGCTCCGGTGCTGGGGTCTCGGCGGCGGCGGTCAGCTGGGCCAGGGCAGCTCCCAGTACGTCGGGGACGAGCCGGGCGAGACGACGGTCCCGGTCGACCTCGGCCCCGGCCGGACCGTGCTGGCGGTCGCGGCCGGTCACGACCACACCTGCGCCGTCACCACCGGCGGCGAGCTGCGCTGCTGGGGCCACGACGACCGCGGGCAGCTCGGCCAGGGCACCTCTGTCTCCTACGGCGACGGGCCGGGCGAGGTCCCGGCGAACCTGCCGCCGGTCCAGCTGGGCGGTCAGCGGGTCGGCCGCGACGCCGACGGCGACGGCGTCCGCGACTCCGTCGACGCCTGCCCGACCAGCGCGGGCGTGGGACCCACCGGGTGCCCGGCCCCGCCCGAGGCCGTGCTCACCAAGCGGAAGGTGCGGCTCGACACGGTGCTCGCACGCCAGGGCTCGCGCGGCTCGTGCCCGAAGCGCGCCGACGTGCGGGTGGTGACGAAGGGCAAGCACGGCCGCATCAGCGTGCGCAAGGAGCTCAAGGCCCGCCCGGTGGACCAGGGCTGCCGGGTCACAGGCACCGTGCGCCTCCCGGCCAAGCCCAAGAAGTCGGC
This genomic window from Nocardioides anomalus contains:
- a CDS encoding RCC1 domain-containing protein; protein product: MLVRRLAVAALLAAGLVLPGAAPAPADTSEGAPGVPRLDAAALTAGADHSCAIVGTGEVRCWGAGNRGQLGQGSTADVGDDPGESTVPVAVGTGRAVSIAAGADHTCAVLDTGQLRCWGRNDHGQLGQGTKADVGDGPGETTVAVDLGPGRTAVAVSAGALHTCAIVDTGQLRCWGASGSGQLGQGNTVDIGDDPGETTVPVDLGPGRTAVAVAAGNSHTCAVVDTGQVRCWGSAFAGQLGQGNTTTVGDDPGETTVGVDLGAGRTATAISALGNATCVVLDTGQVRCWGDGAYGELAQGNTSPVGDSPGETTAAVDLGGRRAVALSGGFGHACAVLDTGQLRCWGLGGGGQLGQGSSQYVGDEPGETTVPVDLGPGRTVLAVAAGHDHTCAVTTGGELRCWGHDDRGQLGQGTSVSYGDGPGEVPANLPPVQLGGQRVGRDADGDGVRDSVDACPTSAGVGPTGCPAPPEAVLTKRKVRLDTVLARQGSRGSCPKRADVRVVTKGKHGRISVRKELKARPVDQGCRVTGTVRLPAKPKKSAAVKVKVSGKRLVTKRLVAVRR